A part of Myxococcus landrumus genomic DNA contains:
- a CDS encoding COX15/CtaA family protein, producing the protein MNHAASSRRFQVFSVGVLVFTLGVILWGAFVRATGSGAGCGDHWPVCNGEVVPREPTIQTMIEYTHRVTSGLVMMLAVALCVWALRAHAKGHPVRKAASWALFFMLTEALVGAGIVLLKYVADNASMGRAVWMGVHLVNTFLLVGAQTLVVWFSRGHAPLTFRGQGWVGALVGVSIAGMLLLGVSGAIAALGDTLFPSETLMEGLRQDVSDTAHVLVRRRVLHPVLAICMGALLVFMGRWMAKLRPSADVKRAATVITGLYVAQLAVGVVNVVLLAPVWLQLVHLLMADFVWMAVVSLCAAGLASDAPRAEPVAATAPTHASPV; encoded by the coding sequence ATGAATCACGCCGCCTCGTCACGTCGGTTCCAGGTCTTCAGCGTTGGAGTGCTGGTCTTCACGCTGGGGGTGATTCTGTGGGGCGCGTTCGTCCGGGCCACGGGCTCCGGTGCGGGCTGCGGCGACCACTGGCCGGTCTGCAACGGCGAGGTGGTGCCTCGCGAGCCCACCATCCAGACGATGATTGAGTACACCCACCGGGTGACGAGCGGGCTGGTGATGATGCTCGCGGTGGCGTTGTGCGTGTGGGCGCTCCGGGCACACGCCAAGGGCCACCCGGTGCGCAAGGCGGCGAGCTGGGCGCTGTTCTTCATGCTGACGGAGGCGCTGGTGGGGGCGGGCATCGTCCTCCTCAAGTACGTGGCGGACAACGCCTCCATGGGGCGCGCGGTGTGGATGGGCGTGCACCTGGTCAACACGTTCCTGCTCGTGGGCGCGCAGACGCTGGTGGTGTGGTTCTCCCGAGGCCACGCCCCGCTGACGTTCCGAGGCCAGGGCTGGGTGGGCGCGCTGGTGGGCGTCAGCATCGCGGGCATGTTGCTCCTGGGCGTGAGTGGAGCGATCGCCGCGCTCGGCGACACGCTGTTCCCCTCCGAGACGCTGATGGAGGGCCTGCGTCAGGACGTCTCCGACACGGCGCATGTCCTGGTCCGCCGGAGGGTGCTGCACCCGGTGCTGGCCATCTGCATGGGCGCGTTGCTGGTCTTCATGGGACGGTGGATGGCGAAGCTGCGTCCGTCCGCCGACGTGAAGCGCGCCGCGACGGTCATCACGGGCCTGTATGTCGCGCAGCTCGCCGTGGGCGTGGTGAACGTGGTGCTGCTGGCGCCTGTATGGCTTCAGCTGGTGCACCTGCTGATGGCGGACTTCGTGTGGATGGCGGTGGTGAGCCTGTGCGCCGCGGGGCTGGCCTCCGACGCACCTCGCGCGGAGCCCGTGGCGGCGACGGCGCCGACGCACGCGTCGCCGGTGTAG
- a CDS encoding sigma-54-dependent transcriptional regulator, which produces MENLEEKGTRTDLGPDAIRALRGGHSRAAFARMLGVTPLTVYRWELPESAPQARRPRGRVAQSLRQLLEGGGLSGVSRLPSLSRQELSAEESARLQPCLELLKRAEWRAAEEALLSLLASGVLRSPGARALAAVGLSHLQRWGREDSRGALATLLPHLGEAEMGLLPEWVELQVHALAANLYASPDGKLLDAGRSDAHVARAEVLMLGRPDADATCLVRMAQMWSAFYLGDAERLARYSGRVAEALTEVNIPALRLLAEDLCAHEEALRGEATQATRRFRDVAQGAARLGYAFLEARNLAFLAQRRLEEACEPEEALLLVRRAREAAYGGRMARGFSFIFAARAEAEALLRLARFTEAEAVLDEADAVVAELSWTPLNLSITRAKLWLTTNKPSELRRLAAKLATHDGPVQRALTSAYALFVEAAADLSDGLTQRAAEGFATAGMRGMELGGWPYLRRECLLYETAARAYAGQRDEGRAVLRRARTFLERMPSAWHSALLHRFEGVLLTLDGRTREARELLEASLGTFRLSGDVCMAASTRILLARLARHEGDPAAAELVSASEAELRRLGMPLPPDFTPPATPSLRMGSTAAQGAFASTCLGAEALVVPFERLSVRGIGAPRIQRELLGVLEGLFPGSAPRLEEVDSQGRITLLAGTGSLPATDEVEFGDGCGRRLRVGVAGPLPADGRALLTALSRLSGFALEVAALRGFAAVEEVVEAPSLHAQLSSTEEPDLDAELPGFIAASPSMKRLRAELARLSASRSTVIVTGESGAGKEVVARALHVLSTRAQRPYVAFNCAAVPRELFEGQLFGYRRGAFTGAASDHPGVLRAAHGGTLFLDEIGELPLDVQPKLLRVLENGEVFPLGETRPVEVDVRVVAATHRDLSQLVREGRFREDLYYRLHVVPVRVPPLRERREDVLALARHFVRQLTPEGQQPPQLGPDALAALMSHAWPGNVRELRNVIERSMAYGPLPAVLGAEQMRIAG; this is translated from the coding sequence GTGGAGAACCTGGAGGAAAAGGGAACGCGCACGGACCTGGGTCCCGATGCCATCCGCGCCCTGCGTGGAGGGCATAGCCGTGCCGCCTTCGCCCGGATGCTGGGTGTCACCCCTCTGACGGTGTACCGCTGGGAGCTGCCGGAGTCCGCGCCCCAGGCCCGCCGGCCCCGAGGACGGGTGGCCCAGTCGCTGCGCCAGCTCCTGGAGGGCGGTGGCCTGTCCGGTGTGTCCCGCCTGCCGTCCCTCTCCCGACAAGAGTTGAGCGCGGAGGAGAGCGCCCGCCTCCAGCCCTGCCTGGAGCTGCTGAAGCGGGCGGAGTGGCGCGCGGCCGAGGAGGCGCTCCTGTCCCTCCTGGCCTCGGGCGTGCTGCGAAGCCCCGGGGCCCGGGCCCTGGCGGCGGTGGGGCTGTCCCACCTCCAACGCTGGGGACGCGAGGACAGCCGGGGCGCGCTCGCCACGCTGCTGCCCCACCTGGGCGAGGCGGAGATGGGGCTGCTGCCAGAGTGGGTGGAGCTCCAGGTCCACGCGCTGGCCGCCAACCTCTACGCCTCGCCGGACGGCAAGCTGCTGGACGCGGGCAGATCCGACGCCCACGTCGCCCGGGCGGAAGTCCTGATGCTGGGGCGGCCGGACGCGGACGCGACCTGCCTGGTGCGCATGGCGCAGATGTGGAGCGCCTTCTACCTGGGCGACGCGGAGCGGCTGGCGCGCTACTCGGGCCGGGTGGCGGAGGCGCTCACGGAGGTGAACATCCCCGCGCTGCGGCTGCTGGCCGAGGACCTCTGCGCCCACGAGGAAGCCCTCCGGGGCGAGGCCACCCAGGCCACGCGGCGCTTCCGCGACGTGGCCCAGGGCGCGGCGCGGCTGGGCTATGCGTTCCTGGAGGCGCGCAACCTGGCCTTCCTCGCGCAGCGCCGTCTGGAGGAGGCCTGCGAGCCGGAGGAGGCGCTGCTCCTGGTGCGCCGCGCGCGTGAGGCCGCGTACGGCGGACGCATGGCGCGGGGCTTCTCGTTCATCTTCGCCGCGCGCGCGGAGGCCGAGGCCCTGCTGCGCCTGGCGCGCTTCACCGAAGCGGAGGCCGTGCTGGACGAGGCCGACGCCGTGGTGGCCGAGCTGAGCTGGACCCCGCTGAACCTGTCCATCACCCGCGCGAAGCTCTGGCTGACGACGAACAAGCCCTCGGAGCTGCGGCGGCTGGCGGCGAAGCTGGCCACGCACGACGGCCCCGTCCAGCGCGCGCTCACCAGCGCCTACGCCCTCTTCGTGGAGGCGGCGGCGGACCTGTCCGACGGCCTCACGCAGCGCGCGGCGGAGGGCTTCGCCACCGCGGGCATGCGCGGCATGGAGCTGGGAGGCTGGCCCTACCTGCGGCGCGAGTGCCTGCTGTACGAGACCGCCGCGCGCGCCTACGCGGGGCAGCGCGACGAAGGCCGGGCGGTGCTGCGCCGGGCGAGGACCTTCCTGGAGCGGATGCCGTCGGCATGGCACTCGGCGCTGCTGCACCGCTTCGAGGGGGTGCTGCTCACGCTGGATGGACGCACGCGCGAGGCCCGCGAGCTGCTGGAGGCGTCGCTCGGCACCTTCCGCCTCTCGGGCGACGTGTGCATGGCCGCCTCCACGCGCATCCTCCTGGCGCGGCTGGCCCGGCATGAGGGAGACCCCGCCGCCGCGGAGCTGGTGTCCGCCAGCGAGGCGGAGCTGCGCCGCCTGGGGATGCCCCTGCCTCCCGACTTCACCCCCCCGGCGACCCCCTCCCTCCGGATGGGGAGCACGGCGGCACAGGGCGCGTTCGCCTCGACCTGTCTGGGCGCGGAAGCCCTGGTGGTGCCCTTCGAGCGGCTCTCCGTGCGCGGCATCGGCGCCCCCCGCATCCAGCGGGAGCTGCTGGGCGTGCTGGAGGGCTTGTTCCCCGGCAGCGCGCCCCGGCTGGAGGAAGTGGACTCGCAAGGACGCATCACGCTGCTGGCGGGGACGGGCTCGCTCCCGGCCACGGACGAAGTCGAGTTCGGAGACGGCTGTGGCCGCAGGCTGCGGGTGGGAGTCGCCGGCCCGCTGCCCGCCGACGGCCGCGCGCTGCTCACCGCGCTGTCCCGCCTGAGCGGCTTCGCGCTGGAAGTGGCGGCGCTGCGCGGCTTCGCGGCGGTGGAGGAAGTCGTGGAGGCCCCCTCCCTCCACGCCCAGCTCTCCTCGACGGAGGAGCCGGACCTGGACGCGGAGCTGCCGGGCTTCATCGCGGCCTCGCCCTCCATGAAGCGGCTGCGCGCGGAGCTGGCGCGCCTGTCCGCCAGCCGCTCCACCGTCATCGTCACGGGCGAGTCCGGCGCGGGAAAGGAAGTCGTCGCACGGGCGCTGCACGTGCTGTCCACGCGCGCGCAGCGGCCCTACGTCGCCTTCAACTGCGCCGCCGTCCCGCGCGAGCTCTTCGAGGGCCAGCTCTTCGGCTACCGCAGGGGCGCGTTCACCGGCGCGGCCTCGGACCACCCCGGCGTGCTGCGCGCCGCGCATGGCGGCACCCTGTTCCTGGACGAGATTGGCGAGCTGCCCCTCGACGTCCAGCCCAAGCTCCTGCGCGTGCTGGAGAACGGCGAGGTCTTCCCCCTGGGCGAGACGCGCCCGGTCGAGGTGGACGTGCGCGTGGTGGCCGCCACGCACCGGGACTTGAGCCAGCTGGTGCGCGAGGGCCGCTTCCGCGAGGACCTGTACTACCGGCTCCACGTGGTGCCCGTGCGAGTGCCGCCCCTGCGCGAGCGTCGCGAGGACGTCCTGGCCCTGGCGCGGCACTTCGTCCGTCAGCTCACGCCCGAAGGACAGCAGCCTCCGCAGCTGGGGCCGGATGCCCTGGCGGCGCTGATGTCCCACGCCTGGCCCGGCAACGTGCGCGAGCTGCGCAACGTCATCGAGCGCTCCATGGCCTACGGGCCCCTGCCAGCGGTGCTCGGGGCGGAGCAGATGCGCATCGCGGGCTGA
- a CDS encoding ABC transporter permease/substrate-binding protein yields the protein MSAGRRVLVGLLVLSGMMVACGRASSTDGAPSVRVGSKKFTESVILGEMVAQLAKSTGASVRHRRELGGTAVLWEALRRDELDVYPEYTGTLRLELLSRLKLKDDEALRAALAAEGLRMSAPLGFNNTYALGMKEAEAERLGIRRISDLRSHPELRLGFSNEFMERADGWPALRDTYRLPQKDVRGLDHDLAYRGLEAGSVQVTDLYSTDAEIAAHGLRVLEDDAHHFPVYDAVLLYREDLETRAPEALAAMLRLSGTLSEDAMVKLNARARVDRVPEAQVASDFLGDRLRVATKVQGEGLVSRVWRRTREHLSLVGVSLLAAVAFAVPLGVVAARRPRLGQAVLGLAGILQTIPSLALLVVMIPLLGIGSRPALAALFLYSLLPIVRNTAAGLTGIPLEVRESADALGLSPSARLWRIDLPMASPSILAGIQTAAVINVGTATLGALVGAGGYGQPILTGIRLDDTGLILEGAIPAALLALLVSAGVEAAGRVLVPRGLRLRAESESR from the coding sequence ATGAGCGCGGGTCGGCGAGTCCTCGTGGGGCTTCTGGTGCTCTCGGGGATGATGGTGGCGTGCGGGCGTGCGAGCTCGACGGACGGTGCCCCCTCGGTGCGAGTGGGGTCCAAGAAGTTCACCGAGTCCGTCATCCTGGGAGAGATGGTGGCGCAGCTCGCGAAGAGCACGGGGGCCTCGGTGCGGCACCGGCGCGAGCTGGGCGGAACCGCGGTGCTCTGGGAGGCGCTGCGCCGCGATGAGCTGGATGTGTATCCCGAGTACACAGGCACCCTGCGTCTGGAATTGCTGTCTCGACTCAAGTTGAAGGATGACGAAGCGCTGCGCGCCGCGCTGGCCGCGGAAGGGCTGCGCATGAGCGCGCCGCTGGGCTTCAACAACACCTATGCGCTGGGCATGAAGGAGGCGGAGGCCGAGCGGCTGGGCATCCGCCGCATCTCCGACCTGCGCTCCCACCCCGAGCTTCGCCTGGGTTTCAGCAATGAGTTCATGGAGCGCGCCGACGGCTGGCCCGCGCTGCGCGACACCTATCGCCTCCCGCAGAAGGACGTGCGGGGCCTGGACCATGACCTCGCCTATCGCGGCCTGGAGGCGGGCTCGGTGCAGGTGACGGACCTGTACTCGACGGACGCCGAGATTGCCGCGCATGGCCTGCGCGTGTTGGAGGACGATGCGCACCACTTCCCCGTGTACGACGCCGTGCTGCTCTATCGCGAGGACCTGGAGACGCGGGCCCCGGAGGCGCTGGCCGCCATGCTGCGGCTGTCGGGCACGCTGTCGGAAGACGCGATGGTGAAGCTCAACGCCCGCGCGCGCGTGGACCGGGTGCCGGAGGCGCAGGTGGCCTCGGACTTCCTCGGTGACCGCTTGCGGGTCGCGACGAAGGTCCAGGGGGAGGGCCTGGTCTCGCGTGTGTGGCGACGGACGCGAGAGCACCTGTCGCTCGTCGGTGTGTCATTGCTGGCGGCCGTCGCATTCGCGGTGCCGTTGGGCGTCGTCGCCGCGCGCCGCCCTCGGCTGGGGCAGGCCGTGCTGGGATTGGCGGGCATCCTCCAGACGATTCCCTCGCTGGCGCTGCTGGTGGTGATGATTCCCTTGCTAGGGATTGGCTCGCGTCCGGCCCTGGCCGCGCTGTTCCTCTACAGCCTGTTGCCCATCGTCCGGAACACGGCGGCGGGACTGACAGGCATTCCCCTGGAGGTGCGCGAGTCCGCGGACGCGCTGGGCTTGTCGCCGAGCGCGAGGCTCTGGCGCATCGACCTGCCCATGGCCTCGCCCTCCATCCTCGCGGGCATCCAGACGGCCGCCGTCATCAACGTGGGCACCGCCACCCTGGGCGCACTGGTGGGCGCGGGGGGCTATGGCCAGCCCATCCTCACGGGCATCCGCCTGGATGACACGGGGCTCATCCTCGAGGGCGCGATTCCCGCCGCCCTGCTGGCCCTGCTCGTCAGCGCGGGGGTGGAGGCCGCGGGGCGCGTGCTCGTGCCCCGGGGACTGCGCCTGCGCGCGGAGTCGGAGTCTCGCTGA
- a CDS encoding ATP-binding cassette domain-containing protein produces the protein MYALQDVSKRFGTTQALRSLTLTLPTGRTTVLLGPSGCGKSTLIRLLNGLLHPDTGRVLYSGKPLPTEAKALLELRHRVGYALQGGGLFPHLTGEENLTLMARHLRWPEARIRERRDLLVELTRFPPEALGRYPAQLSGGQRQRVALMRALMLDPEVLLLDEPLGALDPLVRHELQADLRTIFARLRKTVVLVTHDLAEAGFLGDDIVLMREGQVVQQGRLVDLEERPADPFVTRFIQAQRWATSPVPEGAPA, from the coding sequence GTGTATGCCTTGCAGGATGTCTCCAAGCGCTTCGGCACGACGCAGGCGCTGCGCTCGCTGACGCTCACCCTGCCAACGGGGCGCACCACCGTGCTGCTCGGGCCGAGTGGCTGTGGAAAGTCCACGTTGATTCGGCTGCTCAATGGCTTGCTTCATCCGGACACGGGCCGCGTCCTGTATTCGGGCAAGCCCTTGCCCACGGAGGCGAAGGCGCTGCTCGAGCTTCGCCACCGCGTGGGCTACGCGCTCCAGGGCGGCGGGCTGTTTCCGCACCTGACGGGAGAGGAGAACCTCACGCTCATGGCCCGGCACCTGCGCTGGCCGGAGGCACGCATCCGCGAGCGGCGGGACCTGCTGGTGGAGCTGACGCGGTTTCCTCCCGAGGCGCTCGGTCGCTATCCGGCGCAGCTCTCCGGTGGACAGCGGCAACGCGTGGCGCTGATGCGCGCGCTCATGTTGGACCCGGAGGTCTTGCTGCTCGATGAGCCGCTGGGCGCGTTGGACCCGCTCGTCCGGCATGAGCTGCAAGCGGACCTGCGGACCATCTTCGCGCGGCTGCGGAAGACAGTGGTGCTGGTGACGCATGACCTCGCGGAGGCGGGGTTTCTCGGAGACGACATCGTCCTCATGCGAGAGGGACAGGTGGTGCAACAGGGCCGACTGGTGGACCTGGAGGAGCGTCCCGCGGACCCGTTCGTCACGCGCTTCATCCAGGCGCAGCGGTGGGCCACCTCCCCGGTCCCCGAGGGAGCCCCGGCATGA